A single genomic interval of Chryseobacterium paludis harbors:
- the purD gene encoding phosphoribosylamine--glycine ligase: MRILIIGEGGRESALAAKLHKDSRVTKMFFANGNASTDVMGKNVHLSEIKELRDFAIKEKVDLTIVGPEAPLVAGLKDEFKKHDLKVFGPNQKVASLEGSKAFSKKFMQTYDIKTAKAVVFDSYNEAKEYVKTQEYPLVIKASGLAGGKGVVICDTLEEAEATIHDFMIRRIYGDAGIRLVIEEFLQGFEASIIAFSNGEKLFPCIAAKDYKKAGNGDTGPNTGGMGSVAPSPEFTAEHQADFEKNILEPTVHGLKEEGFSFKGIIFFGLMVTKNGTYLLEYNMRFGDPETQVLMALMENNLLDVINDCMNGKDIELKFKDEKAVCLVMCSGGYPRNIETGFEIKGEDKVQHSQLLHAGAIRKGDKVVSNGGRVLNLVATGATYDEARKKVYEDAIPVHFDYSFYREDIGKF; encoded by the coding sequence ATGAGAATCTTAATCATAGGTGAAGGTGGAAGAGAGTCTGCATTAGCGGCAAAACTTCATAAAGACTCCAGAGTGACTAAAATGTTTTTTGCTAATGGAAATGCATCTACGGATGTTATGGGAAAAAATGTTCATTTATCAGAAATTAAAGAACTTAGAGATTTCGCTATTAAGGAAAAAGTAGATTTAACGATCGTAGGTCCTGAAGCTCCTCTTGTAGCAGGTTTGAAGGATGAATTTAAGAAACATGATCTTAAAGTTTTTGGTCCGAATCAAAAAGTAGCAAGTCTGGAAGGAAGTAAAGCTTTCTCTAAGAAATTTATGCAGACCTATGATATTAAAACAGCTAAAGCTGTAGTATTTGATTCATATAACGAAGCTAAAGAATATGTAAAAACTCAGGAATATCCTTTAGTGATCAAGGCGAGTGGTTTAGCAGGAGGAAAAGGTGTTGTGATCTGTGATACTTTAGAAGAAGCTGAAGCCACTATTCACGATTTCATGATTCGCAGAATCTATGGAGATGCTGGTATCCGTTTAGTTATCGAAGAATTTTTACAAGGTTTTGAAGCATCTATCATTGCATTCTCAAACGGAGAAAAATTGTTCCCTTGTATAGCTGCTAAAGATTATAAAAAAGCTGGAAACGGCGATACGGGTCCTAATACAGGTGGTATGGGTTCAGTGGCACCAAGCCCGGAATTTACTGCAGAACATCAGGCGGATTTTGAGAAAAATATTTTAGAACCAACTGTTCATGGTCTTAAAGAAGAAGGATTTAGTTTTAAAGGGATCATTTTCTTTGGATTAATGGTAACTAAAAACGGAACATACCTTCTTGAATATAATATGAGATTCGGAGATCCTGAAACTCAGGTATTGATGGCTCTTATGGAAAACAATCTGCTGGATGTTATCAATGACTGTATGAACGGTAAAGATATCGAGCTTAAGTTTAAGGACGAAAAAGCAGTATGTCTGGTGATGTGTTCAGGAGGATATCCAAGAAACATTGAAACAGGCTTCGAGATCAAAGGAGAGGATAAAGTACAACACAGCCAGTTATTGCATGCCGGAGCTATTAGAAAAGGAGATAAAGTGGTTTCTAATGGTGGTAGAGTACTTAACCTGGTTGCTACAGGAGCTACTTATGACGAAGCTCGCAAGAAAGTATACGAAGATGCAATTCCGGTTCACTTCGATTATAGTTTCTACAGAGAAGACATCGGAAAGTTTTAA
- the guaA gene encoding glutamine-hydrolyzing GMP synthase, translating to MNNGIIILDFGSQYNQLIGRRIREMGVYSEILPYNTPLQDILDKQPRGIILSGGPSSVNAENAHLVEKELYEQGIPVLGICYGMQLTAHLLGGKVNKGEKGEYGKAHLDIIKENALLKGVTQNSIVWMSHFDEVGDLPTGFELNAKSGVIASISNPERKIYCVQFHPEVSHTEEGGKMLENFVFSICNAEKNWKLTNYIEKTVAEIKERVGDNKVILGLSGGVDSSVAAVLIHKAIGDQLTCIFVDTGLLRKNEDVKVMENYGEHFNMNIKLVDASERFLSKLAGVDDPEQKRKIIGNEFIHVFDEESHKIEGAKFLAQGTIYPDVIESQSVNGPSAVIKSHHNVGGLPEEMDFELLEPLRELFKDEVRKVGEELGIPHHLVHRHPFPGPGLGIRILGAVDAEKVKILQEADDIFIEELYKNDLYEKVSQAFVVLLPVKSVGVMGDERTYEYTAVVRSANTIDFMTATWSRLPYEFLDTVSSRIINEVRGINRVAYDISSKPPATIEWE from the coding sequence ATGAATAACGGTATTATCATATTAGATTTCGGATCACAGTATAACCAGCTTATCGGAAGAAGAATCCGGGAGATGGGTGTATATTCTGAAATCTTACCTTACAATACACCATTACAAGATATTTTAGACAAACAGCCAAGAGGAATTATCCTTTCCGGTGGCCCAAGTTCTGTGAATGCAGAAAATGCTCATCTTGTTGAAAAAGAATTATATGAGCAAGGAATTCCTGTATTGGGAATCTGTTACGGAATGCAGCTTACGGCACATCTTTTAGGTGGAAAAGTAAACAAAGGGGAAAAAGGAGAGTATGGAAAAGCTCATTTAGATATTATTAAAGAAAACGCTTTATTGAAAGGAGTGACTCAAAATTCTATCGTTTGGATGAGTCATTTTGACGAAGTCGGAGATTTACCAACTGGTTTTGAATTAAATGCAAAATCTGGTGTTATTGCTTCTATTTCTAATCCTGAAAGAAAAATTTACTGTGTACAGTTCCACCCTGAAGTTTCTCATACGGAAGAAGGAGGAAAAATGCTTGAGAACTTTGTGTTCTCGATCTGTAATGCAGAGAAAAACTGGAAGCTGACCAACTATATTGAAAAGACCGTTGCAGAGATCAAAGAAAGAGTAGGAGACAATAAAGTGATCCTAGGACTTTCTGGAGGAGTAGACTCTTCTGTAGCAGCTGTTTTAATTCACAAGGCAATTGGAGATCAATTGACTTGTATCTTTGTTGATACCGGTCTTTTGAGAAAGAATGAAGATGTGAAAGTAATGGAGAATTATGGAGAGCATTTCAACATGAACATTAAGTTGGTTGATGCTTCCGAAAGATTCTTATCAAAGTTAGCTGGTGTAGATGATCCTGAACAAAAAAGAAAGATCATCGGAAACGAGTTTATTCATGTTTTTGATGAAGAATCCCATAAAATTGAAGGCGCTAAGTTCTTGGCACAGGGAACGATTTATCCCGACGTAATCGAAAGTCAGTCCGTAAACGGACCTTCTGCAGTAATTAAATCTCACCACAATGTGGGCGGGCTTCCGGAAGAAATGGATTTTGAATTGCTGGAGCCTCTAAGAGAGCTTTTCAAAGACGAAGTAAGAAAGGTAGGAGAAGAACTAGGTATTCCTCACCATCTGGTACACAGACACCCTTTCCCGGGTCCTGGTTTAGGAATTAGAATCTTAGGAGCTGTAGATGCTGAAAAAGTGAAAATCCTTCAGGAAGCTGACGATATCTTCATTGAAGAATTATACAAAAATGACCTTTACGAGAAAGTTTCTCAGGCTTTCGTCGTATTACTTCCTGTGAAATCAGTTGGAGTAATGGGTGACGAAAGAACATACGAGTACACGGCTGTAGTTCGTTCTGCAAATACCATAGATTTTATGACGGCAACGTGGAGCAGACTTCCTTACGAGTTTTTGGATACTGTTTCCAGTAGAATCATCAATGAAGTACGAGGAATTAACAGAGTAGCTTATGATATTTCAAGCAAACCACCTGCAACAATTGAGTGGGAGTAA
- a CDS encoding pepsin/retropepsin-like aspartic protease family protein produces the protein MKIQRLFIIILLTSILSGCSTSNKGITHTDNYSWFPFSWYSAKISGKTFDKVAMLVPVKVNDLNANFTVQFDLGSDATLIYGNTISSYYKENEMKNFILQDSKSTDDGGKIGYATKGLVYHFGKLSGDKLIYKDNYGDKIPRDSLFTKNPKHIGSLGADIFYNKVLIIDYPNKKMCLLDSLDNHWKNITTFVDVRSKNGRLHIPLTIDKKTYWFLFDTGASLFPINISKDLWNSLVDKSAKTDTILANSWGEKVKFYGRPIKEKVYLGKKKLESNYAWYNENKRLQEFNKTEQINGLTGNAFFVNDIVVLDFKNNKFGVVN, from the coding sequence ATGAAAATACAACGACTTTTTATCATTATTTTACTTACCTCAATATTATCAGGGTGTTCGACCTCTAATAAAGGCATTACTCACACAGACAATTATTCATGGTTTCCGTTTTCGTGGTATTCTGCAAAAATATCAGGAAAGACATTTGATAAAGTAGCGATGCTTGTTCCCGTTAAGGTAAATGATTTGAATGCCAACTTCACAGTGCAGTTTGATTTAGGAAGTGATGCAACACTTATTTATGGAAATACCATAAGCAGTTATTACAAGGAAAATGAAATGAAAAATTTCATTTTACAAGATTCTAAATCTACTGATGATGGAGGAAAAATAGGATATGCTACGAAAGGACTTGTCTATCATTTTGGGAAATTATCCGGGGATAAATTAATATATAAAGATAATTATGGGGATAAAATTCCCCGGGACTCATTATTTACTAAAAACCCTAAACACATAGGGAGTTTGGGTGCTGATATTTTTTATAATAAAGTATTGATTATAGATTATCCGAATAAAAAAATGTGCCTTCTGGATTCGTTGGATAACCACTGGAAAAACATCACAACCTTTGTCGATGTTAGATCTAAAAATGGAAGACTTCATATTCCATTGACTATTGATAAAAAAACATACTGGTTTTTGTTTGATACAGGAGCAAGCTTATTTCCTATCAACATCAGCAAAGACTTGTGGAATTCATTAGTTGATAAATCAGCGAAAACAGATACTATTCTCGCCAACTCCTGGGGAGAAAAAGTTAAATTCTACGGACGCCCCATTAAAGAAAAAGTTTATTTGGGGAAAAAGAAGTTAGAGAGCAATTATGCCTGGTATAATGAAAATAAAAGACTTCAGGAATTTAATAAAACTGAGCAAATAAATGGTTTAACTGGAAATGCTTTTTTTGTTAATGATATTGTAGTCTTAGACTTTAAAAATAACAAATTTGGAGTGGTTAATTAG
- a CDS encoding glycoside hydrolase domain-containing protein has product MLLKKLFPLILMGSLVPNLIIAQHIYPPQVQKWNADELGDQRAVLRWDASTKQAKATVQWRNINIKPDQKLIIIDSLTQKQYEPDAYLNMNEEEGSFVFTPVSGKGIYYVYFLPYQLDKRTNYPTATYLKRTDKSVSKDVGASLASVLRIESVDDFNSNEPMEMIATQKEIDQYKKKNENKIYFVFPEVRDRPIKTNRIPRHWIDDKKNVSVFQGQAERGEFYAFQIGVLPVKTDLKNVKITASSLKNLFGATIESKYFNCINTDGIDYKGEKLELTVNVKQDNLQAFWCGFDIPENTSPGTYKGTVTIQPENAEAQIVKFILSVGGNPVNKGFDEPWKMTRLPWLNSTLAQANTVIKPYTPLQLKGQEISLLGRKVILDASGFPKQIQTFFTPEMTSIGKNANSILNEPIHFVVTGPKANSEKWKTSGIQFTGKEEGKISWTSINTSENLKMQVEGSIEFDGFMDYSVKITALNDIQLQDIAMEIPFAKDKATYMMGLGQKGGYRPESLDWKWDVAKKNQDGAWIGNVNAGIQFSLRDQNYSRPLNTNFYLQKPLILPSSWGNDNKGGVNIREERGEILVNNFSGARSMKKGDELYYNFHLLITPFHPINTEEQWNNRFYHAYKPVDTVKASGANVINIHHGNEINPYINYPFVATKEMKDYITKAHEKGLKVKIYNTIREVSNRMYELYPVKSLGQEVFSTGKGGGYSWLQEHLHDNYIAAWYVPEFKDAAIINSGMNRWHNYYVEGMNWLVNNLGIDGIYLDDVAFDRVTMKRIKRVMTQEGHPGIIDLHSANQYNEKDGFNNSANLYLEHFPYINRLWFGEYFDYNSNSPEFLLTEVSGIPYGLMGEMLQDDGNPWRGMLYGMTSRLGWSEKSNPTHLWKAWDDFGIKGSRMIGYWVNDNPVKTNNPAVLATVYQQDKKVMISLASWAPEDTRVKLKIDWKKLGLDPKNLKMGTPSIKDFQEAKAFDLDEEISIAKNKGCLLIIQ; this is encoded by the coding sequence ATGCTTTTAAAAAAACTTTTTCCACTTATCCTGATGGGAAGCCTTGTTCCTAATCTAATTATAGCGCAACATATTTATCCTCCCCAAGTTCAGAAATGGAATGCGGACGAATTGGGAGATCAGCGTGCAGTTTTGCGTTGGGATGCATCGACGAAACAAGCTAAAGCCACTGTTCAATGGAGGAATATCAATATAAAACCGGATCAGAAGCTGATCATTATTGATAGCCTTACTCAAAAACAGTATGAGCCAGACGCTTATCTGAATATGAATGAGGAAGAAGGCTCATTTGTTTTTACACCAGTTTCAGGGAAGGGTATTTATTATGTCTATTTTCTACCCTACCAGTTGGATAAGAGAACCAATTACCCTACGGCAACTTACTTGAAAAGAACAGATAAATCTGTGTCTAAAGACGTCGGGGCTTCATTAGCGAGCGTATTAAGAATTGAATCAGTAGACGACTTCAACAGCAATGAACCAATGGAAATGATCGCTACCCAAAAAGAGATCGATCAGTACAAAAAGAAAAACGAGAATAAAATTTATTTTGTTTTTCCAGAGGTTAGAGATAGACCAATTAAGACGAATAGAATTCCTCGACATTGGATAGACGATAAAAAAAACGTGTCAGTTTTTCAGGGTCAGGCAGAAAGAGGAGAGTTTTACGCTTTTCAAATCGGTGTTTTACCAGTAAAAACAGACCTTAAAAATGTGAAGATTACAGCATCTTCACTGAAAAACCTTTTTGGAGCGACAATAGAATCCAAATATTTCAATTGTATCAATACAGATGGTATAGACTATAAGGGAGAGAAACTTGAGCTAACTGTAAATGTTAAACAAGATAATTTACAAGCCTTTTGGTGCGGTTTTGATATTCCAGAAAATACTTCTCCGGGAACCTACAAAGGAACGGTAACGATCCAACCCGAAAATGCAGAAGCTCAGATTGTAAAATTTATTTTGAGCGTAGGAGGAAATCCTGTTAACAAAGGCTTTGATGAGCCCTGGAAGATGACCCGTTTGCCATGGCTTAATTCAACATTGGCACAGGCAAATACAGTAATAAAACCATATACACCTTTACAACTCAAAGGGCAGGAAATTTCATTGTTGGGAAGAAAAGTAATACTGGATGCATCTGGATTTCCAAAACAGATTCAAACCTTTTTCACTCCTGAGATGACTTCGATCGGTAAAAATGCCAATTCCATATTGAATGAACCTATACATTTTGTAGTGACAGGTCCGAAAGCAAATTCAGAAAAGTGGAAGACGTCTGGAATTCAGTTTACCGGAAAAGAAGAAGGAAAGATTTCCTGGACAAGCATAAACACCTCAGAAAATTTGAAAATGCAGGTTGAAGGTTCCATTGAATTTGACGGATTTATGGACTATAGCGTGAAGATCACGGCATTGAACGATATACAGCTTCAGGATATTGCCATGGAGATTCCTTTTGCAAAAGATAAGGCCACCTATATGATGGGCTTAGGCCAAAAAGGAGGATACAGACCAGAAAGTTTAGATTGGAAATGGGACGTGGCCAAGAAAAACCAGGATGGAGCATGGATAGGAAATGTAAACGCTGGGATACAATTTTCGTTGCGTGATCAAAATTATTCAAGACCTCTGAATACCAATTTCTATTTACAAAAGCCTTTGATTCTTCCTTCTTCATGGGGTAATGACAATAAAGGCGGAGTAAACATCAGGGAAGAGAGAGGTGAGATTTTAGTTAATAACTTTAGTGGTGCCCGCAGTATGAAAAAAGGAGATGAACTGTACTATAATTTTCATTTGCTTATTACACCATTTCATCCGATCAATACTGAAGAACAGTGGAATAACCGTTTCTACCATGCCTATAAGCCTGTTGACACAGTAAAGGCAAGTGGTGCTAATGTGATCAATATACACCATGGTAATGAGATCAATCCTTACATTAATTATCCTTTTGTGGCAACTAAAGAAATGAAAGATTATATTACCAAAGCCCATGAAAAAGGGCTGAAGGTGAAGATCTATAATACCATTCGTGAGGTATCTAACAGAATGTATGAGCTGTATCCAGTGAAAAGTCTGGGCCAGGAAGTTTTTTCTACTGGAAAAGGTGGTGGCTATTCCTGGTTGCAGGAGCATTTGCACGACAATTATATAGCAGCCTGGTATGTACCGGAATTTAAAGATGCTGCGATTATCAATAGTGGAATGAATCGTTGGCACAATTACTATGTAGAGGGAATGAACTGGCTGGTCAATAATTTGGGAATTGATGGGATCTACCTTGATGATGTGGCTTTTGATAGAGTAACAATGAAAAGGATAAAAAGAGTAATGACGCAGGAAGGACATCCAGGTATAATAGACCTGCATTCTGCAAACCAATACAATGAAAAAGATGGTTTTAATAATAGTGCAAACCTCTATCTGGAACATTTTCCCTACATCAATCGTTTATGGTTTGGTGAATACTTTGATTATAACAGCAACAGTCCGGAATTTTTACTGACGGAAGTAAGTGGTATTCCTTATGGATTAATGGGAGAAATGTTACAGGATGATGGAAACCCTTGGCGAGGAATGTTGTATGGTATGACAAGTCGTCTGGGATGGTCAGAGAAGAGTAATCCAACCCATCTTTGGAAAGCCTGGGATGATTTTGGAATCAAAGGCTCGAGAATGATTGGCTATTGGGTCAATGATAACCCGGTTAAAACAAACAATCCTGCAGTACTGGCAACAGTTTACCAACAGGATAAGAAAGTCATGATCTCTTTAGCCAGTTGGGCTCCAGAGGATACACGGGTAAAATTGAAGATCGACTGGAAAAAACTGGGGCTTGATCCCAAAAACTTAAAAATGGGTACCCCTTCAATCAAAGATTTCCAGGAAGCAAAAGCTTTTGACTTAGATGAAGAAATCAGTATTGCTAAGAATAAAGGATGTTTATTAATTATTCAATAG
- a CDS encoding carbon-nitrogen hydrolase family protein has product MQVDTRTLNVQDYDGLVETMRRAYPQMSEYVWSKKSIEKLTKIFPKGQICITVDGKLAAVALSIIVNYDEFGDDHTYSDITGNYTFNTHSSTGNVLYGIEVFVDPEYRELRLGRRLYDARKELCEQLNLKSIVLGGRIPNYHKYSDKLSTRDYIRMVRDKEIYDPVLSFQLSNNFLPIKVLKKYLPEDESSKENAVLLQWNNIYYSKSPNTMQDSIIRLGLVQWQMRHFKNIDAFYEQVEFFVNVMGDYKSDFVLFPELFNTPLLAPFNKLSERDSMIELAKLTDQIKQKISELAISYNVNIISGSMPVFDHDHNDLYNVSYLMHRDGRIDEYRKIHITPNERKYYGMKGGNEIRVFDTDCGKIGLVICYDVEFPELPRILADQGMKILFVPYLTDTQNAYMRVRHCAAARAIENECYVAIAGCVGNLPGVNNMDIQFGQAAVFTPSDFAFPSNAVKGEATPNTEMTLIVDVDLNLLKDLHYNGSVQILKDRRNDLYETYLK; this is encoded by the coding sequence ATGCAAGTAGATACAAGGACCTTAAATGTTCAGGATTATGATGGATTGGTGGAAACCATGAGACGAGCTTATCCTCAAATGTCGGAATATGTATGGTCCAAAAAGAGCATAGAAAAATTAACCAAAATATTTCCAAAGGGCCAGATCTGTATCACTGTAGATGGCAAACTCGCAGCAGTTGCACTTTCTATTATCGTTAATTATGATGAATTTGGAGATGATCATACTTACAGTGATATCACAGGAAATTATACTTTTAATACCCATTCATCTACTGGAAATGTACTTTATGGAATAGAAGTTTTTGTAGATCCTGAATACCGTGAATTACGGTTAGGGAGAAGACTGTATGATGCCAGAAAAGAATTATGTGAACAACTGAATCTGAAATCTATTGTATTGGGTGGAAGAATACCCAACTATCATAAATACAGTGATAAGCTTTCAACAAGAGATTATATAAGAATGGTAAGGGATAAAGAGATCTATGATCCTGTTTTGTCATTTCAGCTTTCCAATAATTTCTTACCTATTAAAGTATTGAAGAAGTATCTTCCTGAAGATGAATCTTCAAAAGAAAATGCAGTTTTGCTGCAATGGAATAATATCTATTACAGCAAAAGTCCTAATACGATGCAGGACAGTATCATCCGATTGGGTCTTGTACAATGGCAAATGAGGCATTTTAAAAATATAGATGCCTTCTACGAACAGGTAGAATTTTTTGTAAATGTGATGGGAGATTACAAATCTGATTTTGTTCTTTTTCCAGAACTTTTCAATACCCCTTTATTGGCGCCATTCAATAAGCTATCTGAGAGAGATAGTATGATCGAATTAGCCAAACTGACCGATCAGATCAAGCAAAAAATTTCAGAACTAGCGATCAGTTATAATGTCAATATTATTTCGGGAAGTATGCCGGTTTTTGATCATGATCATAATGATCTCTATAATGTAAGTTATCTGATGCACCGTGATGGACGTATCGATGAATACCGTAAAATACATATCACGCCTAACGAAAGGAAGTACTATGGAATGAAAGGCGGAAATGAGATCAGAGTATTTGATACCGATTGTGGAAAAATAGGTCTTGTCATCTGTTATGATGTAGAGTTTCCGGAGCTTCCGCGAATTCTGGCTGATCAGGGAATGAAAATCCTGTTTGTGCCTTATCTGACAGATACTCAAAATGCCTATATGAGAGTCCGCCACTGTGCGGCTGCGAGAGCAATAGAAAATGAATGTTATGTAGCTATTGCAGGGTGTGTGGGAAATTTACCGGGAGTAAATAATATGGATATTCAGTTTGGGCAGGCTGCCGTATTTACACCTTCGGATTTTGCCTTTCCATCCAATGCCGTAAAAGGAGAAGCAACGCCTAATACGGAAATGACCTTAATTGTTGATGTGGATCTGAATTTATTAAAAGATCTCCACTATAACGGTTCCGTTCAGATTCTTAAAGACAGACGAAACGATCTCTATGAGACTTATCTTAAATAA
- a CDS encoding ABC1 kinase family protein yields MFDKQQRKLKRSARLISVLSKYGFKDMLARMNGNKQEEDAGNSDEIISKGTVYERIRLVLEELGPTFVKLGQTFSNREDLLPPELIQELQRLQDKVDTVDMNVNEILENEFNILVKDHFQEVQVQPLATASIAQVYKATLLNGSEVILKIKKADVQTVIEDDLLLIKDLEKIVSSYSEIGEKLNLKQAISTFEKSLLEEVSLINEKDNILQFGRNFKNNKETYVPKVYEEFSNNNVLCMEFIDGIKVTDKAELLAHNIDPVKISEVGLRLFVAQILDYGFFHADPHAGNILVKKDGRVVFIDFGAVGQIQPNDKEILEDLIVSFVAKNSHKIVRYLKKMAISYEIPDERRFENDVNDILNFVHSSSLQEINVQVMINKMKDILKDNRLHMPDYFYLLFKGISLIEGVGRTINPDLDIVKSLHPYTKKIFSKKISPKNILKVGMDKMMNFTDNVDEIPKELRSVLQKLDENKFTISSEIKNIDKTNQIIKSSAVNMILALILGANMIATAIVFVSEAPPRIGEMSLIAILGFIFSVILVLIILLRITRK; encoded by the coding sequence ATGTTTGATAAACAACAACGAAAACTGAAAAGATCTGCCCGACTGATTTCTGTATTGAGTAAATACGGTTTTAAGGATATGCTGGCAAGAATGAATGGGAATAAGCAAGAGGAAGATGCTGGAAATTCTGATGAAATCATATCAAAAGGAACGGTTTACGAACGGATCAGATTGGTTTTGGAAGAATTGGGACCCACGTTTGTTAAATTAGGTCAGACATTCAGCAATAGAGAAGATTTACTTCCACCGGAACTGATTCAGGAATTACAGAGATTACAGGATAAGGTAGATACTGTAGACATGAATGTGAATGAAATCCTTGAAAATGAATTTAATATTTTGGTTAAAGATCACTTTCAGGAAGTTCAGGTTCAACCTTTGGCCACAGCCTCTATTGCTCAGGTGTACAAAGCTACGTTGTTAAATGGTTCTGAAGTGATCCTGAAAATTAAAAAAGCTGACGTACAGACCGTTATTGAAGATGATTTGCTTTTAATAAAAGACCTGGAAAAAATTGTTTCTTCATATTCAGAAATAGGAGAGAAACTTAACTTAAAACAAGCTATTTCCACTTTTGAAAAATCCTTACTGGAAGAAGTTTCGCTGATCAATGAGAAGGATAATATCCTACAGTTTGGCAGGAATTTTAAAAATAATAAAGAAACCTACGTTCCGAAAGTTTATGAAGAATTCTCCAACAATAATGTACTTTGTATGGAATTCATTGATGGAATCAAGGTGACGGATAAAGCTGAACTCTTAGCCCATAATATTGATCCTGTAAAAATTTCTGAAGTAGGGCTAAGGTTGTTTGTTGCACAGATCTTAGACTATGGCTTTTTTCATGCTGATCCACATGCCGGAAATATTTTAGTAAAAAAAGACGGTAGGGTTGTTTTTATAGATTTTGGAGCTGTTGGTCAAATTCAACCTAATGATAAAGAGATTCTTGAAGATCTTATTGTAAGTTTTGTGGCTAAAAATTCTCATAAAATTGTTCGATATCTAAAAAAAATGGCGATAAGCTATGAAATTCCTGATGAAAGAAGATTTGAAAATGATGTAAATGATATTCTCAATTTTGTTCACAGCTCATCCCTGCAGGAGATCAATGTTCAGGTAATGATCAATAAGATGAAAGATATTCTTAAAGATAACCGACTGCATATGCCGGATTATTTTTATCTCTTGTTTAAAGGAATAAGCTTGATAGAAGGAGTGGGGCGAACTATTAATCCTGATCTGGATATTGTAAAAAGCCTTCATCCCTATACAAAGAAAATATTCTCAAAAAAAATCAGTCCAAAGAATATTCTAAAAGTGGGGATGGATAAAATGATGAATTTCACAGATAATGTTGACGAAATTCCCAAAGAGCTCCGTTCTGTTTTACAAAAATTGGATGAAAATAAATTTACCATTTCCAGTGAAATAAAAAATATTGATAAGACTAACCAGATTATTAAATCAAGTGCGGTTAATATGATTTTAGCACTGATCTTAGGAGCTAATATGATTGCAACAGCGATCGTTTTTGTTTCTGAAGCTCCACCCCGGATTGGGGAAATGTCACTGATAGCGATATTAGGTTTTATTTTTTCTGTTATATTAGTTTTAATAATTTTGCTTAGAATAACCAGAAAATAA